GCGGGTGGCGGCGGGCACGGCGGCCCCCCTGCGCGACGGCGCCCGCCTCGCCGGCCTGTTCCGCGAGCGGCTGGCCGCGCTGGCCGATCCACTCGATCCCGGCTTCGGCTATGACGTGATCCGCCTCTCGGTGACCACAGCCGAGCCGCTGGCCGCCACCCAGTCCGGTTTCGGCGCCGAGCCGGCCGGCGCGGGGCTGGACCAGTTGGTGGATACCCTCTCCGCCCGGCTGGGTCCGCGCCGCGTCACCTGCCTTGCCGCGCAGGACAGCCATGTACCCGAGCGCGCCGCCGTGCGGATGCCGGCGCAGAAGGCCTGGCGCAGCCGGGACATGCTTGCTCATGATTGGGCCGAGCCGGCTGCCGCAGATGCGCCCCTTGCCCGCCCGCCGGCCCTCTTGCCCGTGCCCGAGCCGGTGGAAACGCTGGCCGAGGTGCCGGACGGCCCGCCCCTGCGGTTCCGCTGGCGGCGCGTGCTGCACGAGGTGGCGCGGGCCGAGGGGCCGGAGCGCATCGCCCCCGAATGGTGGACCGCCCTCGATGGCAACCGGCCGGGCCTGACGCGGGACTATTTCCGCGTGGAGGACACCGAAGGACGCCGCTTCTGGCTCTATCGCGAAGGCACCTACGGACGCGAGACGTCGGCGCCGCGCTGGTTCCTGCACGGCCTGTTCCCGTGAGCGGCCCCTTCTATGCGGAGCTGGCGGCGGCCTCGCATTTCTCCTTCCTGCGCGGGGCGAGCGCGCCGACCCATCTGGTGCGCACCGCCGTCGCCCTCGGCCTCGACGGGCTCGGCATCGCCGACCGCAACACGGTGGCGGGCGTGGTGCGGGCCTATAGCGCGCTGGAGGATCTGCGCAGTCTCGACGAGGATCTGGAGGCAGACGACCCCGAGGCGGAGGCAAAGCGCGCCGTCGCCGCCCGCGCCCGTGCCTTCCGGCTGGTGACGGGCGCGCGGCTCGTCTTCTGCGACGGCACGGCGGACATCATCGCCTATCCCTCCACCCGCGCCGGCTGGGCCCGGCTCTGCCGCCTGCTGACCACCGGCAACCGGCGGGCGAAGAAGGGCGACTGCCACCTGTCCCTTCCCGATCTCGTCGCCGATGCCCGCGACCTGATGCTCATCGTGCTGCCGGGCGAAGGCGGGAACGCTCTTCCGACCCTCCTCTCCCGCCTTGGCGAAGCGGCCGCCGGGGCAGTGTGGCTCGGCGTCGACATGCCCTTCTCCGGCGCCGACCGCCGCCGCCTCGCCGCGCTGAAGGCCATCGCCGGTGCCGCGGATGTGCCGCTGCTGGCGGTGAACGAGGTGCTCTATGCGACGCCGCAGGAGCGGGACCTACAGGACATCCTTACCTGCGTGCGCGAGGGCACAACCATCGCCGAGGCCGGACGACGGCTGATGGCGAACGCCGAGCGCCATCTTAAGCCCCCCGCCGAGATGACCCGCCTGTTCCGCGACGCCCCGGAGGCGGTGGCGGAGAGCGCGGCATTCCTCGCCCGCATCGACTTCACACTGAAGGAGCTGAAGTACGACTATCCCGAGGAGCCCGTGCCTCCCGGCTGGACGCCGCAGGCCTGGCTGGAGGAATTGACCTGGCGCTGCGCCGCCGTGCGCTATCCCCCCGGCATCCCCGAGAAGGTGGAAAAGCTGCTCAAGGACGAGCTGGCCCTCATCCGCCAGCTCGAATACGCCCCCTATTTCCTCACCATCCACGACATCGTGCGCTTCGCCGAGAGCCGCGGCATCCTCTGCCAGGGGCGCGGCTCGGCAGCCAATTCCGCCGTTTGTTACGTGCTCGGCATCACTGCCGTTGACCCCGCCGACAACGATCTCCTCTTCGCCCGCTTCATCTCGGCCGAGCGGCGCGAACCGCCCGACATCGACGTGGACTTCGAGCACGAGCGGCGCGAGGAGGTGATCCAGCACATTTACGAGAAATACGGCCGCCACCGCGCCGGCATCGTCGCCACCGTCATCCACTACCGCCCGCGCAGCGCCATCCGCGACGTGGGCAAGGCCCTCGGGCTGACTGAGGACGTCACGGCGCGCCTCGCCTCCACCCAGTGGGGCAGTTGGGGCCGCGACATTTCCGACGCGCACATCCGCGAGGCGGGGCTCGACCCCTCAAATCCCTTCATCCGCCGGGCGGTGGAACTGGCCGGCCGGCTGATGGGCGCACCCCGCCACCTCTCCCAGCACGTCGGTGGCTTCGTGCTGGCCCGCGGCCGGCTCGACGACACCGTGCCCATCGGCAACGCCGCCATGGCGGACCGCACCTTCATCGAATGGGACAAGGACGACATCGACGTGCTCGGCCTGATGAAGGTGGATGTGCTGGCGCTCGGCATGCTCACCTGCATCCGCAAGGCGCTCGACCTGATGCGCGCGCACGAGGGCATCGACTGGGGCCTCGCCGACGTGCCGCGCGAGCAACAGGACGTCTACGCCATGCTCCAGCGCGGGGATTCCATCGGCGTATTCCAGGTGGAAAGCCGGGCGCAGATCAACATGCTGCCGCGCCTCAGGCCGAAGGAATTCTACGATCTCGTCATCCAGGTCGCCATCGTGCGGCCGGGGCCGATCCAGGGCGACATGGTTCACCCCTATCTCAGGCGCCGCAACGGACTGGAGGCGGTGGACTACCCTTCCCCCGCCCCGGACTTCGGCGACAAGGACGAGCTTCGGGTGGTGCTGGGCAAGACCATGGGGGTGCCGCTGTTCCAGGAGCAGGCCATGAAGCTCGCCATGGTCGCCGCCTGCTTCTCCGACAAGGAGGCGAACCGCCTGCGCCGGGCCATGGCCACCTTCCGCAACCTCGGCACTATCCAGGAGTTCGAGAGCTTGATGGTGGAGCGCATGGTGGGGCGCGGCTACAAGCGCGACTTCGCTCAGCGCTGCTTTGAGCAGATCAAGGGCTTCGGCAGCTACGGCTTCCCCGAGAGCCATGCCGCCTCCTTCGCCAAGCTCGTGTACATCTCCTCCTTCATCAAGTGCCGCCACCCGGCGGCCTTCGCCTGCGCCCTGCTCAACGCCCAGCCCATGGGCTTCTACGCCCCGGCGCAGATCGTGCGCGACGCGCGCGAGCACGGCGTGGAGGTGCGGCCCGTGGACATCAATTTCAGCCATCAGGACAACACGCTGGAGCGACGGGAGGACGGCACGCTGGCCCTGCGCCTCGGCTTCCGGCAGGTGGACGGCTTCCATGCCGACTGGGGCGGGCGCCTCGCGGCGGCACGATCCGGGTCTTTCGCGAGCATCGAGGAATTGGCCCGCCGCGCCCGGCTGCCCACCCGCGCGGTAAAGCTGCTGGCCGATGCGGACGCCTTCCGCTCCATGGCCCTCGACCGGCGCGCCGCGCTCTGGCACGCCCGCCGCCTGCCGGATGACGACGCCCTCCCCCTGTTCGCCGCGGCGGACGCCCGCGAGCTGGGCGTGGAGGAGGAGGTGACGCTGCCGCGCATGGCGCGCTCGGAGCACATCGTCGCGGACTACCAGACCGTGCGCCTCTCCCTGAAGGGGCACCCCATGGGCGAGCTGCGCGACCATTTCCGCAAGGAGCGCATCCTCACCTGCGCCGAGACGGCCGCGCTGAAGGACGGCGCGTTCGCCCGCAATGCCGGCGTCGTGCTGGTGCGCCAGCGGCCGGGCAACGGCAAGGCCATCTTCATCACCATCGAGGATGAGACCGGCATCACCAACATCGTCCTATGGGAGCGCACGCTGGAGCGCTTCCGCCGCGAGGTGATGGGCGCGCGCCTGCTGCTGGTGGAGGGACGCATCCAGAAGAGCCCGGAAGGGGTCGTCCACCTCATGGCCCAGCGGCTTACCGACCGCACCGCCGACCTCACTTTGCTCTCCCGGGTGCGGCAGCCGCGCATGGAGGTGGCGCGGGCCGATGAGTTCGCCCACCCCCAGCATCCGCGCAAGCATCCGCGTGACGTAAGGGTACTGCCCAAGTCGCGGGACTTTCACTGATCGCCGCGCCGAAATTGCCGAAGAGGTATCCAGCAGCCCAAGTCCGTCGGCGAGGAGGCGAAAACCCGATAATTCAGGCAAAAAAGGCACGACAGCCCTGCACGCTTCACGATTTATCCACAAAAACCCGTGAGGCTTCAGGGCATATGGAACTAAGGCCGGGATACCGCCGCCGTGAAGCCGCTCCTCATCGTTACCGGATTTGTGGCCGCCGCCGCCGTTGGCGCAGGCATGGCCATCAGCCCGTTCCTGTCGGCCAAGGACGACGGCCCGGCAACCACCCAGTCCATCTCACAGGCCGCGACACCGGCTTCTGGACAGGCGGCCCAGGGCAAGGGCGCAACCGCCGCGCAGAAGACGGCGGCGGCCGCTGCCCAGCCGACGCCGGCCCCCGCGCCGGAACCCGCCGCGCCGCCGCCGGTGACGCCGCGCAAGAACTACACCTACAAGTCGTTCGACGTGGACGGCTCCTACATCGCCCTCACGTTCGACGACGGCCCGAGCCCGGAGACCACCCCCCGGCTGCTGGAGATGCTGCGCCAGCGCAACATCAAGGTGACCTTCTTCGTGCTCGGCAACATGGTCGCCAAGCATCCTGAAGTGCTGAAGATGATTGCCGACGAGGGGCACGAGATCGGCAGCCATTCCTGGAGCCATCCGCAGCTCACCCGCATCAGCGCCGCGGCGCTGGACAAGGAACTCGGCAACACGACCGAGGCGATCTTCCAGGTCACCGGAAAGCGCCCGATCTTCCTGCGTCCGCCCTACGGCACCATGAAGCCGACACTACGCACCACCATCGAGGAAAAGTACGGCCTCACCATCGTCAACTGGTCTGTGGACCCCAACGACTGGAAGAACCGCAACAGCCAGGCGGTGCATGACGCCATCATGGCGCAGGTGAAGCCGGGCGCCATCGTGCTCTCGCACGACATCTACGCCACCACCGTGGACGCCATGCCGCGCATCCTCGATGAGCTGATCGCCAAGGGCTACAAGTTCGCCACGCTGTCGCAGATGGTGGCCATGGACAAGCCGCTGAAGGTCGCGCTCGCGACTCCCGGCGCAGCCAAGCCGCAGCAGAAGCCGAAGCCCGCTGGCGCAAAACCCGACGCGGCGAAGCCCGCTGGTGCGCCTAAGCCGGCCGCCACCTCGGCGCCGAAGCCCGCCGCGTCCCCGGCCCCGGCCCGCAGCGCCGGCGTCTACTGACACGCAGGTCGATCCCTAACAGAAGGCGCTCCGGTCCTCCGGGGCGCCTTTTGCGTTTCGCGGCGATCAGTCCTCGGCCGGATGGCGATGCCCATGGTGCGCGTGGTCGTGATGGGCATCCGGCGCGGGAAGCGTGAGGCCGAAGGTCTTCACCAGATCGTCCACCTGCGCCGGCGACAGATAGCGCGGGTTGAGGCCGCGCAGCAGCAGATAGAGCTTCGCGGTCTCCTCCAGCTCCTCGGTGGCGAATACGGCCGCCTCCAGCGTGTCGCCCGCCACCACCGGCCCATGGTTGGCCAGCAGTACGGAGGAATAGCGGCCCGCGAGGCCCCGGATGGCATCGGCGACGGCGGGGTCACCCGGCCGGTAATAGGGCAGGAGCGCCGTCTGGCCGGCGCGCATGACGTAATAGGGCGTCATGGGCGGCAAGGCCGCGCGCGGGTCGATCTCCGGCAGCATGGTGAGCGCCACCGAATGTGTCGAATGCAGATGCACGATGGCCCGCGCCGTGCCGCGGGTCTCGTAGAGTGCAGAATGCAGCGGGATCTCCTTCGTAGGCTTGTCGCCGGTGAGGAGCCGCCCTTCTGCATCGAGCCTCGAGATGCGCGCGGGATCGAGGAAGCCGAGAGAGGCGTTGGTGGGTGTCACCAGCCACCCGCCGTCATCGAGCCTGAGGCTGATATTGCCGGACGAACCGGGCGTCAGCCCCCGCTCGAACAGAGAGCGCCCGAAGCGGCAGATCTCCTCCCGCAGTCTGGTCTCGTCCATGGGCAACCTCCGCTTGTTCCGCCGTCGCACCAAAGCGAAGCGCAACCGCCTTGGCAAGCGTGAACGCCGCCGGGCTAAAACGATTTGATCAGCTTCCGCGAGGCTCCTACAACATGCGCAGGATGCCGCTGCGCTAAAAAGCGGCCGAAACACCAGAACAAGACGGGGAAACGGCCATGGCCGATCAGGCGGAAGGGACAGCGGGCAAAATGGGCGCCGGACGCGCGGCCGTGATCGGCCTCGGCTCCATGGGCTTCGGCATGGCGCAGTCGCTGCTGCGGGCCGGCCTGGATGTCGCGGGATGCGACGTGGGCGCGGCGGCGGTGGAGCGCTTCGTCGCCGCGGGCGGACGCGGCGCGGCCTCGCCGGCACAGGCGGCCGAAGGCGCGGACATGGT
The nucleotide sequence above comes from Xanthobacter flavus. Encoded proteins:
- a CDS encoding error-prone DNA polymerase, with the translated sequence MSGPFYAELAAASHFSFLRGASAPTHLVRTAVALGLDGLGIADRNTVAGVVRAYSALEDLRSLDEDLEADDPEAEAKRAVAARARAFRLVTGARLVFCDGTADIIAYPSTRAGWARLCRLLTTGNRRAKKGDCHLSLPDLVADARDLMLIVLPGEGGNALPTLLSRLGEAAAGAVWLGVDMPFSGADRRRLAALKAIAGAADVPLLAVNEVLYATPQERDLQDILTCVREGTTIAEAGRRLMANAERHLKPPAEMTRLFRDAPEAVAESAAFLARIDFTLKELKYDYPEEPVPPGWTPQAWLEELTWRCAAVRYPPGIPEKVEKLLKDELALIRQLEYAPYFLTIHDIVRFAESRGILCQGRGSAANSAVCYVLGITAVDPADNDLLFARFISAERREPPDIDVDFEHERREEVIQHIYEKYGRHRAGIVATVIHYRPRSAIRDVGKALGLTEDVTARLASTQWGSWGRDISDAHIREAGLDPSNPFIRRAVELAGRLMGAPRHLSQHVGGFVLARGRLDDTVPIGNAAMADRTFIEWDKDDIDVLGLMKVDVLALGMLTCIRKALDLMRAHEGIDWGLADVPREQQDVYAMLQRGDSIGVFQVESRAQINMLPRLRPKEFYDLVIQVAIVRPGPIQGDMVHPYLRRRNGLEAVDYPSPAPDFGDKDELRVVLGKTMGVPLFQEQAMKLAMVAACFSDKEANRLRRAMATFRNLGTIQEFESLMVERMVGRGYKRDFAQRCFEQIKGFGSYGFPESHAASFAKLVYISSFIKCRHPAAFACALLNAQPMGFYAPAQIVRDAREHGVEVRPVDINFSHQDNTLERREDGTLALRLGFRQVDGFHADWGGRLAAARSGSFASIEELARRARLPTRAVKLLADADAFRSMALDRRAALWHARRLPDDDALPLFAAADARELGVEEEVTLPRMARSEHIVADYQTVRLSLKGHPMGELRDHFRKERILTCAETAALKDGAFARNAGVVLVRQRPGNGKAIFITIEDETGITNIVLWERTLERFRREVMGARLLLVEGRIQKSPEGVVHLMAQRLTDRTADLTLLSRVRQPRMEVARADEFAHPQHPRKHPRDVRVLPKSRDFH
- a CDS encoding polysaccharide deacetylase family protein, yielding MKPLLIVTGFVAAAAVGAGMAISPFLSAKDDGPATTQSISQAATPASGQAAQGKGATAAQKTAAAAAQPTPAPAPEPAAPPPVTPRKNYTYKSFDVDGSYIALTFDDGPSPETTPRLLEMLRQRNIKVTFFVLGNMVAKHPEVLKMIADEGHEIGSHSWSHPQLTRISAAALDKELGNTTEAIFQVTGKRPIFLRPPYGTMKPTLRTTIEEKYGLTIVNWSVDPNDWKNRNSQAVHDAIMAQVKPGAIVLSHDIYATTVDAMPRILDELIAKGYKFATLSQMVAMDKPLKVALATPGAAKPQQKPKPAGAKPDAAKPAGAPKPAATSAPKPAASPAPARSAGVY
- a CDS encoding aldolase, which produces MDETRLREEICRFGRSLFERGLTPGSSGNISLRLDDGGWLVTPTNASLGFLDPARISRLDAEGRLLTGDKPTKEIPLHSALYETRGTARAIVHLHSTHSVALTMLPEIDPRAALPPMTPYYVMRAGQTALLPYYRPGDPAVADAIRGLAGRYSSVLLANHGPVVAGDTLEAAVFATEELEETAKLYLLLRGLNPRYLSPAQVDDLVKTFGLTLPAPDAHHDHAHHGHRHPAED